One Setaria viridis chromosome 3, Setaria_viridis_v4.0, whole genome shotgun sequence DNA window includes the following coding sequences:
- the LOC117847223 gene encoding polyol transporter 5: MAQRPDAEAPLLGKPGAASPPSPPAKRTNKYPFFCAVLASMTSVLAGYNVAVMSGAQIFMAEDLGVTDAQVEVLSGVINVYSLVGALLAGWTSDRLGRRLTIVLANVFFLVGPLAMTLAGGYAVLMAGRFVAGVGVGYAFVIAPVYAAEIAPASSRGLLSSLPEIFINSGVMLSYVSNLVLSGLPVHLSWRLMFAAGVVPTVFLAAGVLTMPESPRWLAMKGRVAEAKAVLDKTSDTPAEAEQRLLEIEDVVNGGGRSGEGSGGGAWKEVATKAGVRRVLAIVLTLQFFQQSSGIDSVVLYGPRVLAMAGVTSNTLLLSLNVLFGVAKAGSILIAMALADRVGRRPLLLASTGGMTASLLVLGSLFAAFTGAKDDAAVAAVSFAAVVAFVVSFSVGFGPLAWVYSSEILPLRLRGQGAGLGTAMNRITSGVVTMTFISLYQAITMAGAFYLYAAIAAASFVFVYACLPETRGRSLEDMEELFHTK, translated from the exons ATGGCGCAGCGCCCGGACGCCGAGGCGCCCCTGCTCGGCAagcccggcgccgcctccccaccgtcgccgccggcgaagcgaACCAATAAGTACCCCTTCTTCTGCGCCGTGCTCGCCTCCATGACCTCCGTCCTCGCGGGCTACA ACGTGGCGGTGATGAGCGGCGCGCAGATCTTCATGGCGGAGGACCTCGGCGTCACCGACGCGCAGGTCGAGGTGCTCTCGGGTGTCATCAACGTCTACTCGCTCGTCGGCGCGCTGCTGGCCGGGTGGACCTCcgaccgcctcggccgccgcctcaccaTCGTGCTCGCCAACGTCTTCTTCCTCGTCGGCCCGCTCGCCATGACGCTCGCCGGAGGGTACGCCGTCCTCATGGCGGGACgcttcgtcgccggcgtcggcgtcgggtACGCGTTCGTCATCGCGCCCGTCTACGCCGCCGAGATCGCGCCGGCGTCCTCCCgcggcctcctctcctcgctcCCCGAG ATCTTTATCAACAGTGGAGTGATGCTCAGCTACGTCTCCAACTTGGTCTTGTCGGGGCTGCCCGTGCACCTGTCGTGGCGGTTGATGTTCGCGGCGGGGGTGGTGCCCACGGTGTtcctggccgccggcgtgctCACCATGCCGGAGTCGCCGCGGTGGCTCGCCATGAAGGGCCGGGTCGCCGAGGCCAAGGCCGTGCTCGACAAGACGTCGGACACGCCCGCCGAGGCCGAGCAGCGGCTGCTGGAGATCGAGGACGTCGtgaacggcggcggccggagcggtgagggcagcggtggcggcgcgtgGAAGGAGGTGGCGACGAAGGCCGGCGTCCGCCGCGTGCTGGCCATCGTGCTGACGCTGCAGTTCTTCCAGCAGTCGTCGGGCATCGACTCCGTGGTGCTGTACGGCCCGCGCGTCCTCGCCATGGCCGGGGTCACCTCCAACACcctgctcctgagcctgaacgtCCTCTTCGGCGTCGCCAAGGCCGGCTCCATCCTCATCGCCATGGCGCTCGCCGaccgcgtcggccgccgcccgctcctcctcgcaAGCACGGGCGGCATGACGGCGTCCCTGCTCGTCCTGGGCTCCCTGTTCGCGGCGTTCACCGGCGCCAAGGACGACGCCGCGGTGGCCGCGGTGAGCTTCGCGGCCGTGGTTGCGTTCGTCGTGTCCTTCTCCGTCGGGTTCGGGCCGCTCGCCTGGGTGTACAGCTCCGAGATCCTGCCGCTCCGGCTGCGCGGCCAGGGCGCCGGACTCGGCACCGCCATGAACCGGATCACGAGCGGCGTCGTCACCATGACCTTCATCTCGCTCTACCAGGCAATCACCATGGCCGGCGCGTTCTACCTctacgccgccatcgccgccgcctcgttcGTGTTCGTCTACGCGTGCCTGCCGGAGACCAGGGGACGGAGCCTCGAGGACATGGAGGAGCTCTTCCACACCAAGTGA